In one Mycoplasmopsis canis PG 14 genomic region, the following are encoded:
- the ruvA gene encoding Holliday junction branch migration protein RuvA, which yields MILYKIGEIVYKNKTNIIFENKGDGYIVNVPDIKRFEVGMKCKIYLYEQNTEFYKNTYGFKEFKERLLFTDLITVEKVGPKIAMIILDQGWEKIAKLIITENWKELSKINFVSEKTAKYICVELKNKWSKLMEIDVKKEDLKISKLNDLTQTLSSLGFKKNQIDYALENIKENNDFDKMIEESITLIANNKNETTIRT from the coding sequence ATGATTTTATATAAAATTGGAGAAATTGTTTATAAAAACAAAACAAATATTATTTTTGAAAATAAAGGAGATGGATACATAGTTAATGTACCAGATATAAAGAGGTTTGAAGTAGGAATGAAATGTAAAATATATCTATATGAACAAAATACTGAGTTCTATAAAAATACTTATGGATTTAAAGAATTTAAAGAAAGGCTTTTGTTTACAGACTTAATTACCGTCGAAAAAGTTGGCCCTAAAATAGCTATGATTATTTTAGACCAGGGGTGAGAAAAAATAGCAAAGCTAATTATTACCGAAAATTGAAAAGAATTATCTAAAATTAACTTTGTTTCTGAGAAAACAGCAAAATATATTTGTGTAGAGTTAAAAAATAAATGAAGTAAGTTGATGGAAATAGATGTGAAAAAAGAAGATTTAAAAATAAGTAAACTTAATGACTTAACTCAAACCTTAAGTTCTTTAGGTTTCAAGAAGAACCAAATCGATTATGCTTTAGAAAATATTAAGGAGAACAATGATTTTGATAAAATGATTGAAGAAAGTATCACTTTAATTGCAAACAATAAAAATGAAACAACAATTAGAACTTAG
- the rpmF gene encoding 50S ribosomal protein L32, which produces MAIVPKRKTSKQRKHKRQTHSALETPNLVKCSNCSNMIEQHVTCKFCGFYKGAKVKNYVALNDRIRNN; this is translated from the coding sequence ATGGCTATTGTTCCAAAACGGAAAACATCTAAACAACGTAAACACAAAAGACAAACTCACAGTGCTTTAGAAACACCTAATTTAGTAAAATGTTCAAATTGTTCAAATATGATCGAACAACACGTTACATGTAAGTTTTGTGGTTTTTATAAAGGCGCAAAAGTTAAAAACTATGTTGCTTTAAATGATCGTATTAGAAATAATTAA
- a CDS encoding nucleotidyltransferase — translation MKNKEKKIKIGIVVEYNPFHNGHIHQLNFIKNKFPNSKIYVAMSHKFSQRGEYICASWNKRKRIAKKYGVDSFVKLRSNISTQAAHIFANEAVKLLNKRRVDYLVFGSETDDITVFLKIAYILKHKKDQYDSLVKKFLKKGGNSFPKASNLAVSELTNFSITTPNDILGIEYVKSIVNNNFNIKPICIKRTVGFHSDITNQNFASATKLRQMIENGEDISDFSPMKIKKIKKIDETYEKFQRFIRKSSLMKIKKYKLVEEGIENLFKKNIEHKSYSEFIDSCVSKRYTRNRIKRTYLSILLKEKK, via the coding sequence ATGAAAAATAAAGAAAAAAAAATAAAAATAGGAATAGTTGTAGAATATAATCCATTCCATAATGGACATATTCATCAATTAAACTTTATCAAGAATAAGTTTCCTAATTCAAAAATATATGTGGCCATGAGTCATAAGTTTTCGCAAAGAGGTGAATATATTTGCGCCAGTTGAAACAAAAGAAAAAGAATAGCTAAAAAATATGGAGTTGATTCTTTTGTAAAGTTAAGGTCAAATATATCAACGCAAGCTGCACACATTTTCGCCAATGAAGCAGTAAAATTATTGAATAAAAGAAGAGTTGATTATTTAGTTTTTGGTTCAGAAACAGATGATATAACAGTTTTTTTAAAAATTGCTTATATTTTAAAACACAAAAAAGACCAATATGACTCTTTAGTTAAGAAATTTTTAAAAAAAGGTGGAAACAGTTTTCCAAAAGCTTCAAATCTTGCTGTAAGTGAGTTGACAAATTTTTCTATAACAACCCCAAATGATATATTAGGCATAGAATATGTTAAAAGTATTGTTAATAATAACTTCAATATCAAACCAATATGCATAAAAAGGACTGTTGGGTTTCATTCTGATATTACAAACCAAAACTTTGCATCTGCCACTAAATTAAGACAAATGATAGAAAATGGTGAAGATATTTCTGATTTTTCCCCAATGAAAATTAAGAAAATCAAAAAAATAGATGAAACTTATGAAAAATTTCAAAGGTTTATTAGAAAAAGTTCGCTAATGAAAATTAAAAAATATAAATTAGTTGAAGAAGGCATAGAAAACTTATTTAAAAAAAATATTGAACACAAAAGTTACTCAGAATTTATTGATTCGTGCGTTAGTAAAAGGTATACAAGAAATAGGATCAAAAGAACTTATCTCTCTATATTATTAAAAGAAAAGAAATAG